From the Bdellovibrio reynosensis genome, one window contains:
- a CDS encoding hemerythrin domain-containing protein, with protein MTIYELLKKDHREVEKLFKQIEECMDEEEFDQAESLFDTLRTELTAHSKAEAEVFYQPLKMVAKNDEGEDLAWEGEQEHHVVALMLNELSRLRAEADEEEYKSKIKVLCELVDHHVEEEEGEIFPEAKKVFSNKEAEEIGRNFQELKERYKGMVDAALAEDIAILMNPIAKKGRVQNIQRSL; from the coding sequence ATGACAATTTATGAACTCTTAAAAAAAGACCATCGCGAAGTCGAAAAACTTTTCAAACAAATCGAAGAGTGCATGGATGAAGAGGAATTCGATCAAGCAGAATCTTTATTTGACACCCTTCGAACAGAACTGACTGCTCACTCTAAAGCAGAGGCCGAAGTTTTCTATCAACCACTTAAAATGGTAGCTAAGAACGATGAAGGTGAAGATTTGGCATGGGAAGGCGAGCAAGAACATCATGTTGTCGCACTTATGCTGAATGAACTTTCTCGTCTTAGAGCTGAAGCTGATGAAGAAGAATACAAATCTAAAATTAAAGTTCTTTGTGAGCTAGTGGATCACCACGTGGAAGAGGAAGAAGGTGAAATCTTTCCTGAAGCAAAAAAAGTATTTAGTAATAAAGAAGCTGAAGAGATTGGCCGAAATTTCCAAGAGCTCAAAGAAAGATATAAAGGAATGGTGGATGCTGCCCTTGCTGAAGACATCGCTATTCTAATGAATCCGATTGCTAAAAAAGGACGAGTTCAAAATATTCAAAGAAGTTTATAA
- the cphA gene encoding cyanophycin synthetase — translation MHVIGLKTLNGPNVYHHHPVIIMRIDLQDWTDVPSDELPELVAGLKRELPGMADHHCSPGVPGGFYERLEKGTYLAHILEHVALEFSILTGMDVTYGKSRYAGRPGLYDIVTRFTNETGMKECLKQSLLTISNLLKNQPVDIGNSISKIKAAIKKSELGPSAKALYQAAKKRNIPITRIGTESLLQLGYGKNSRRVQSAISDSTSLIAADLVQDKSLTKSVLKKAMIPVPHGVVITEEGEIAEAMKSLTLPLALKPIDGHHGEGVNLNLQNENEVRLALQQASQYSSTFVLEEMHLGRDYRVLVIDGKFTAAAERVPPFVIGDGTKTIDQLIADLNTDPLRGDGHEAFLTKIVVDEILMQHLAKQGLSLRSVPLPEERITLRANANLSSGGIAKDVTFITSEEIKDMCERVARIVGLDICGIDLIAKDVTKSIKESQVVVIEVNAGPGLRMHLQQKTPENQDVGSKIIDMLYKNPEQARIPIASVTGTNGKTTVVRLLQKIMMASGKANVGMTSTEGIWINDKKIFAGDCSGPASAEVVLHDPAIDCAILECARGGLLRGGLAYDWSDVGIITNISADHIGQDGIETIDDLYWIKSLIAERVKKGGTLVINADDENCLRLIDNNRVKKHECKIMLFSTNPDGEKFTELLDKGYNACWLEGRHIIMSFNGRVRNLGSVEDIPMTVSGRAEFQVANVLAALAGAVGLGASPETVMDVLLDFNPTLENQGRMNLYKVNQGYVILDYGHNAEAINNLGKLLQSLPNFKKTVVMGLPGDRSTDLLLQSAEKIAQYYDKVILRDDEDLRGRKPGEVPALLADLYAKKYPGITVEEILNEDAAVMQALTELQGQEICVIMYENHQMVMRAMREFDPVPVSVLPFKETPTFQQPEQAAWQ, via the coding sequence ATGCACGTGATTGGTTTAAAAACTCTCAACGGCCCCAATGTCTATCATCATCACCCTGTCATCATAATGAGAATAGATTTGCAAGACTGGACTGACGTTCCCAGCGATGAGTTGCCTGAACTTGTTGCGGGATTAAAAAGAGAATTGCCAGGTATGGCTGATCATCATTGCTCACCAGGTGTTCCAGGAGGTTTCTATGAAAGATTAGAAAAGGGAACTTACCTTGCCCACATTTTAGAACATGTTGCCTTAGAATTCAGCATCCTTACGGGCATGGATGTCACTTATGGAAAGTCACGGTACGCAGGCAGACCGGGTTTGTATGACATTGTCACAAGGTTTACTAACGAAACTGGAATGAAAGAGTGTCTTAAGCAATCTTTGTTAACAATTTCCAATTTGTTAAAAAATCAACCAGTGGATATTGGTAATTCTATTTCGAAAATCAAAGCCGCCATCAAAAAATCCGAATTGGGGCCAAGTGCAAAAGCACTTTATCAAGCCGCGAAGAAGCGAAATATTCCAATTACCAGAATTGGTACTGAAAGTTTGTTGCAACTTGGCTACGGAAAAAATTCACGTCGCGTTCAATCCGCTATTTCTGATAGTACTAGTTTGATTGCTGCTGATTTAGTTCAAGATAAATCCTTAACTAAATCTGTTCTGAAAAAAGCCATGATTCCGGTGCCCCATGGAGTAGTGATCACTGAAGAAGGTGAAATTGCCGAGGCGATGAAATCTTTAACTCTCCCGTTGGCCTTAAAGCCAATCGATGGTCACCACGGTGAAGGAGTGAATTTAAATCTGCAAAATGAAAATGAAGTTAGATTGGCGTTACAACAAGCAAGTCAATATTCTTCCACTTTCGTTTTAGAAGAAATGCATCTGGGCCGGGACTACCGTGTTCTAGTTATCGATGGCAAGTTCACTGCGGCAGCTGAACGCGTTCCACCTTTTGTGATTGGTGATGGGACTAAGACGATTGATCAGCTTATCGCTGATCTAAATACCGATCCCCTGCGCGGTGATGGTCATGAAGCGTTCCTTACTAAAATTGTCGTGGATGAGATTTTAATGCAGCATCTTGCAAAACAAGGACTGTCATTAAGATCAGTCCCTTTGCCAGAAGAACGAATCACTCTTCGTGCGAACGCCAACCTTTCAAGCGGTGGTATTGCTAAGGACGTAACCTTTATCACTTCTGAAGAAATCAAAGACATGTGCGAACGTGTAGCTCGCATCGTAGGTCTTGATATTTGTGGAATCGATTTAATTGCCAAAGATGTAACCAAGTCCATTAAAGAAAGCCAAGTTGTTGTGATTGAAGTCAATGCGGGGCCAGGCCTTCGCATGCATTTGCAGCAAAAAACCCCAGAGAATCAGGATGTGGGAAGCAAGATCATCGACATGCTTTATAAAAATCCTGAACAAGCCAGAATTCCTATTGCTTCAGTCACTGGAACAAACGGTAAAACCACTGTAGTACGATTGCTGCAAAAAATTATGATGGCATCGGGGAAAGCAAATGTGGGGATGACCAGCACCGAAGGTATTTGGATAAACGATAAAAAGATTTTTGCCGGAGATTGTTCAGGCCCTGCATCTGCTGAAGTCGTTCTGCATGATCCGGCAATTGATTGTGCGATCTTAGAATGTGCTAGGGGTGGATTATTGCGCGGGGGATTAGCCTATGATTGGTCTGATGTTGGTATTATCACTAATATTAGTGCTGATCACATCGGGCAAGATGGAATTGAAACCATAGATGATCTGTATTGGATTAAATCTTTAATCGCTGAGCGAGTGAAAAAGGGTGGGACATTGGTAATTAATGCTGATGATGAAAACTGCCTTCGTCTTATTGATAACAACCGAGTAAAAAAACATGAATGCAAAATCATGCTGTTCTCAACGAACCCTGATGGCGAAAAGTTCACGGAGCTTTTAGATAAAGGCTACAATGCTTGTTGGCTTGAGGGTCGTCATATCATCATGTCGTTTAATGGTCGGGTAAGAAATCTAGGATCAGTGGAAGACATTCCAATGACTGTGTCAGGTCGTGCGGAATTCCAAGTCGCGAATGTGCTGGCAGCACTCGCGGGTGCGGTCGGTTTAGGTGCATCGCCAGAAACCGTGATGGATGTACTTTTAGATTTCAATCCGACTTTGGAAAATCAGGGTCGCATGAATCTTTATAAAGTGAATCAGGGTTATGTCATTCTTGATTACGGACATAATGCAGAAGCCATCAATAATCTTGGAAAGCTTCTGCAGTCTTTGCCAAATTTCAAAAAGACTGTGGTCATGGGATTGCCTGGCGACAGAAGCACGGACTTACTTCTTCAAAGCGCTGAAAAAATCGCTCAGTATTATGACAAGGTGATTCTGCGTGATGATGAAGATCTGCGCGGCAGAAAGCCAGGGGAAGTTCCAGCGTTACTTGCTGATTTATACGCTAAGAAATATCCAGGAATAACTGTGGAAGAAATTCTTAACGAAGATGCCGCGGTGATGCAGGCTTTAACGGAACTTCAAGGCCAAGAGATCTGTGTCATCATGTATGAAAATCACCAAATGGTGATGCGGGCTATGCGGGAGTTTGATCCTGTTCCTGTGTCTGTGTTGCCATTTAAGGAAACTCCAACTTTTCAGCAGCCTGAACAGGCAGCGTGGCAGTGA
- a CDS encoding amidohydrolase family protein, translated as MIKYLVDGRLFDGTKFVDANVLVVDQKIVKLGMISASALREFDAEIIDCRGCYIVPGLIDPHLHLSGGSGERGGFHTQALEILLSECVVGGVTTLVGTLGVDTTTKNMPDLVAKARGFTEMGVTAYCYTGGYDIPPKTITDSVRNDILYIPEIIGVGEVAIADRRAPEPELKDLARACVDSYVGGLLANKPGITHIHAGGGERRLQTLRDLFTHHTVFPANFHITHIGRSRELIKEAIELAKRGCFVDLDLWDQDFAYWYKAYREFDGPMSQLTVSSDAGWGEPAELFYELRSAVIKDGFTLEEILPHFTSNTARALKLNNKGRLEPGCDADMAIFDQKNLEMIHVISRGQVLMKEGKLNFPNRPKDTRRDFDIYGIRSKEAP; from the coding sequence ATGATAAAATACCTTGTCGATGGTCGCCTTTTTGACGGAACTAAGTTTGTCGACGCCAATGTTTTGGTGGTCGATCAAAAAATTGTGAAGTTGGGAATGATATCGGCAAGTGCCTTAAGAGAGTTTGACGCTGAAATCATTGATTGCCGTGGTTGTTACATCGTTCCGGGGCTTATCGATCCCCATCTGCATTTGTCTGGAGGCAGTGGGGAGCGGGGTGGATTTCACACTCAAGCCTTGGAAATTCTTCTTTCAGAATGTGTGGTCGGGGGAGTTACTACTTTAGTTGGTACTTTAGGTGTTGATACCACTACCAAGAATATGCCAGATCTTGTCGCTAAAGCCCGCGGCTTTACCGAGATGGGTGTAACGGCCTACTGTTATACTGGGGGATATGACATTCCACCAAAGACCATCACTGATTCAGTTCGCAACGACATCTTATATATTCCAGAAATTATCGGTGTCGGAGAGGTTGCCATCGCCGACCGTCGTGCGCCAGAGCCTGAACTTAAAGACTTAGCTCGCGCCTGTGTTGATTCCTATGTTGGGGGTTTGTTAGCAAATAAACCAGGCATCACCCATATTCACGCAGGCGGTGGTGAACGAAGACTGCAAACATTGCGTGATCTATTCACTCATCATACGGTTTTTCCGGCGAACTTTCATATCACCCATATTGGGCGAAGTCGCGAGCTGATAAAAGAAGCCATTGAGCTAGCCAAACGCGGATGTTTTGTTGATTTAGATTTGTGGGATCAGGATTTTGCTTATTGGTATAAAGCTTACCGTGAATTTGATGGTCCGATGTCACAGCTCACAGTTTCATCCGATGCCGGGTGGGGAGAGCCCGCAGAGCTTTTCTATGAACTAAGGTCTGCAGTTATTAAAGATGGTTTTACTCTTGAAGAAATCCTGCCGCACTTCACGTCGAACACGGCCCGTGCCCTTAAGTTAAATAACAAAGGCCGGCTTGAACCAGGCTGTGATGCTGACATGGCTATCTTTGATCAAAAAAACCTTGAGATGATACATGTTATTTCCCGGGGACAGGTGTTGATGAAAGAGGGAAAATTAAACTTCCCTAATAGACCTAAAGACACAAGAAGGGACTTCGACATTTATGGCATCCGTAGTAAAGAAGCACCTTAA
- a CDS encoding cyanophycinase, whose translation MASVVKKHLNNKSEARHVKAINPQGTLIIIGGKEDKHGEKKILKEIARRAGKGKIIIITSASDLPHEVWPEYKELFKGLGIAVKQLHHLHINQPEEVRRLQLNKIFAGAKVVFFTGGDQLKLSSKLGGTLLMDYVLDVYKAGGTLAGTSAGASVMGEIMLVGGGDSDSHKVGNWMMAPGMRFMESIIIDQHFAQRGRIGRLLGAIALNPGVLGIGIDEGTAVIVENDHFTIIGENAVYILDGRGVTYSNISEASADQTMSIHDVRLHVLAENEVFDLKRRKSISKS comes from the coding sequence ATGGCATCCGTAGTAAAGAAGCACCTTAATAATAAATCAGAAGCTCGTCATGTAAAGGCCATCAATCCTCAAGGAACATTAATAATTATTGGTGGTAAAGAAGACAAACATGGCGAAAAGAAGATCCTTAAAGAGATCGCTCGTCGCGCAGGAAAAGGTAAGATCATTATCATCACCTCTGCCAGTGATCTGCCCCATGAAGTGTGGCCTGAATACAAAGAACTTTTTAAAGGTTTAGGCATCGCTGTAAAACAGCTGCATCACCTGCATATCAATCAACCCGAAGAAGTCAGACGTCTGCAGTTAAATAAAATCTTTGCTGGTGCGAAAGTGGTTTTTTTCACCGGCGGTGATCAATTAAAACTTTCCAGTAAATTAGGCGGCACCTTGCTGATGGATTATGTTTTAGATGTCTATAAAGCGGGTGGCACCTTGGCGGGAACTTCAGCCGGAGCTTCTGTTATGGGTGAAATCATGCTTGTCGGTGGCGGTGATAGTGATAGCCATAAAGTTGGCAACTGGATGATGGCCCCAGGCATGCGTTTTATGGAAAGTATTATCATCGATCAGCATTTTGCCCAACGGGGGCGCATCGGTCGCCTCTTAGGGGCCATCGCATTAAACCCTGGCGTTCTAGGAATCGGTATTGATGAAGGCACAGCCGTCATTGTTGAAAACGATCACTTCACCATCATCGGTGAAAACGCGGTTTACATTCTTGACGGGCGCGGAGTGACCTATTCCAACATCTCTGAGGCTTCTGCCGACCAAACCATGTCCATTCATGATGTGCGTTTACATGTGTTAGCTGAAAATGAAGTTTTTGATTTAAAAAGACGTAAGTCCATTTCTAAATCCTGA
- a CDS encoding hemerythrin domain-containing protein has translation MLIYEALRNDHNELKVLFSQLMELSDDDVEQRHRLVELIRDGLIPHARAEESVFYNSLRLMDNTKKIAMHSYREHLEAESLLRMLQVQDKTHIKWRETAGKLRTAIEHHIYEEESQLFSVAQALFTNEEAVAMAEAFEKQKQEIKDKGFMGTTLEMISNLMPPTVSDNFKNRDSNRHP, from the coding sequence ATGTTAATTTACGAAGCTCTTCGTAATGATCATAATGAATTAAAAGTTCTTTTCTCTCAGCTTATGGAATTAAGTGATGACGATGTAGAACAAAGACATCGCTTGGTTGAACTGATCCGTGATGGGCTTATTCCCCATGCTCGTGCTGAGGAATCCGTTTTTTATAATTCCCTACGCTTAATGGACAATACGAAAAAAATCGCAATGCATTCTTATCGTGAACACTTAGAAGCAGAATCCCTATTACGTATGCTGCAAGTTCAGGATAAAACCCACATCAAGTGGCGTGAAACAGCCGGTAAACTTCGCACAGCGATTGAACACCACATTTATGAAGAAGAAAGCCAGCTTTTCTCTGTAGCGCAAGCTTTATTCACAAATGAAGAAGCGGTGGCTATGGCTGAAGCCTTTGAAAAACAAAAACAAGAAATTAAAGACAAAGGTTTCATGGGCACGACGTTAGAGATGATTTCAAACTTAATGCCGCCGACGGTGAGCGATAACTTTAAAAATCGTGATTCAAACCGCCATCCTTAG
- a CDS encoding cupin domain-containing protein has protein sequence MSIIETLLSPLSLEDFSKNYFDKEPFAAPFKAATMENLVSWYLLSEILQSGHNNCWLPHQGRLPSEPSLSSGTLSYQQALKGFQEGRTVLVRHAEQAHPIMQNIARDFHNCFKAPIDIQLYCTPAGQEGFDWHYDVEQVFVIQTAGEKEFRLRKNTVSARPLSMKTSQKEDFYKEPPGPEIRCWLKAGDWLYIPAGYWHKAQALTNSCHMSVGVLTGGNEINNEARTFYTGEACRGTCPVIEKRNLFET, from the coding sequence TTGAGCATAATTGAAACCTTATTATCTCCTTTATCATTGGAAGATTTCAGTAAGAACTACTTTGATAAAGAGCCCTTTGCAGCGCCATTTAAAGCGGCCACAATGGAAAACTTGGTTTCTTGGTATCTGTTAAGTGAGATTCTGCAAAGTGGACATAATAACTGCTGGCTCCCCCACCAAGGTCGTTTGCCTTCAGAGCCATCTCTGTCATCGGGAACCTTATCGTATCAACAAGCCTTAAAGGGATTTCAAGAAGGGCGAACAGTTTTAGTTCGTCACGCTGAACAAGCTCACCCCATTATGCAAAACATCGCACGGGATTTTCATAATTGCTTTAAAGCACCTATTGATATTCAACTTTACTGCACACCTGCAGGACAAGAAGGCTTTGACTGGCATTATGATGTCGAACAAGTGTTCGTAATTCAAACTGCCGGGGAAAAAGAATTCCGTCTTAGAAAAAACACCGTGAGTGCCCGTCCCTTAAGTATGAAAACTTCGCAAAAAGAAGATTTTTATAAAGAACCACCGGGACCGGAAATCCGTTGTTGGCTTAAAGCCGGAGACTGGCTATATATTCCAGCAGGTTACTGGCATAAAGCGCAGGCACTCACTAACTCGTGCCACATGTCTGTGGGCGTTTTGACCGGTGGAAACGAAATCAATAACGAGGCAAGAACTTTCTATACTGGTGAAGCCTGTAGGGGCACTTGCCCCGTTATTGAAAAGCGCAATCTATTTGAAACCTAA
- a CDS encoding alkaline phosphatase D family protein — translation MHRSLICLLIVLSGCAQKTRPPSLALKMIKAKSESVAYTPTLPLKDLTSVKQVNTIAFGCCAHQSQAQDLWEQVAQAKPDLFLFAGNTVDSVRFDEKPLMAQYQKLDQVSSYQKIRQAVPFMATWDEQDYGIKNGDGEYHDKDDAKAAFLKYWNYIPKHQAKEAKGVEHSVIVGPEGKRVQIIMLDTRYYSSALRSNGDGSFKKNWNSKASLIGSQQWKWLKEELSRPADFRIVVSPLQLGANSYLGERWGLYPLERQNLFNMIRDLKVKNIVFVSGNRRFGAIAKVDLKRFGPLYDITSGPINGDAEKAEKDSHYIGKPSENINFGLINFDWKKDTVKIELRDNGNKQISELKLR, via the coding sequence ATGCATCGTAGTTTGATCTGCTTGTTGATTGTATTAAGTGGCTGCGCTCAGAAAACACGTCCACCATCATTGGCGTTAAAGATGATAAAAGCAAAAAGCGAATCTGTCGCTTACACGCCGACTTTACCTCTAAAAGATCTTACTTCTGTTAAACAAGTAAATACTATTGCTTTCGGGTGCTGTGCTCACCAAAGCCAAGCGCAAGATTTGTGGGAACAAGTTGCGCAAGCAAAACCAGATCTTTTCTTGTTTGCCGGGAACACGGTGGATTCTGTGCGGTTCGATGAAAAACCATTGATGGCGCAGTATCAAAAACTTGATCAAGTTTCTTCTTATCAAAAAATTCGTCAGGCTGTTCCTTTCATGGCAACCTGGGATGAACAAGATTACGGAATTAAAAACGGGGATGGCGAATATCATGATAAAGATGACGCTAAAGCTGCTTTTTTAAAATACTGGAATTACATTCCTAAGCATCAAGCTAAAGAAGCCAAAGGTGTTGAACATTCCGTGATTGTTGGGCCGGAAGGCAAGCGAGTTCAAATCATCATGTTAGATACCCGTTATTATTCAAGCGCGCTTCGTTCAAATGGTGATGGCAGTTTCAAGAAGAATTGGAACAGCAAAGCATCATTGATTGGTTCGCAGCAGTGGAAGTGGCTTAAAGAGGAATTATCTAGGCCAGCTGATTTTAGAATCGTAGTTTCACCACTGCAGTTGGGTGCTAATTCATACCTTGGTGAAAGATGGGGTCTTTATCCCTTAGAACGTCAAAATCTTTTCAATATGATCCGTGATCTTAAAGTTAAAAACATCGTGTTCGTTTCAGGCAATCGTCGATTCGGCGCCATCGCAAAGGTGGATTTAAAAAGATTCGGTCCACTTTATGACATCACATCAGGTCCGATCAATGGTGACGCTGAAAAAGCTGAAAAAGATAGCCACTATATTGGCAAGCCTTCAGAAAATATTAATTTTGGTTTGATTAATTTTGACTGGAAAAAAGACACCGTTAAGATCGAACTTCGTGATAACGGAAATAAGCAAATCAGCGAATTGAAGCTTCGCTAG
- a CDS encoding murein L,D-transpeptidase catalytic domain family protein, whose translation MQVNDTKKNVFSRFASVVLVSSFLALGACAQNSDDMALPDDTTQEQVVPNDESTMAPLEADASANLTATQREGVLAKYNYVDPTRIVPTKALADTLVYFDANKSKFKNQDYVAVINFSSSSKQKRFFIINMKTGSVWAIHVAHGAGSDRDHDGIAERFSNTSGAHASSLGYYRTAETYYGSKGFSLRLDGLSTTNSRARSRAVVIHAAKYVQDKDVKQGRSWGCPAVSVANNKTLINLIKGGALINAVLTK comes from the coding sequence ATGCAAGTTAACGATACGAAAAAAAATGTCTTCTCACGTTTCGCCTCTGTAGTACTAGTTTCTTCTTTCTTAGCGCTTGGTGCATGCGCACAAAACTCAGATGATATGGCTCTTCCTGACGACACGACTCAAGAGCAAGTAGTTCCAAACGATGAGTCAACAATGGCTCCCCTTGAAGCAGATGCTTCAGCAAACTTAACAGCAACTCAACGTGAAGGTGTTTTAGCTAAGTACAACTACGTTGATCCCACAAGAATTGTTCCTACGAAAGCTCTTGCTGACACTTTAGTTTATTTCGATGCGAACAAATCTAAATTTAAAAACCAAGATTATGTAGCAGTTATTAACTTCTCATCATCTTCAAAACAAAAACGATTCTTCATCATCAACATGAAAACAGGTTCTGTTTGGGCCATCCACGTAGCCCACGGTGCAGGTTCTGACCGTGATCATGATGGTATCGCAGAAAGATTCAGCAACACATCTGGAGCTCACGCAAGTTCTCTAGGTTACTACCGCACTGCTGAAACTTATTATGGTAGCAAAGGGTTCTCGTTAAGACTTGACGGTCTTTCTACAACAAACTCAAGAGCACGCTCTAGAGCTGTAGTAATCCATGCTGCGAAATATGTTCAAGATAAAGACGTAAAACAAGGTCGTAGCTGGGGTTGCCCTGCGGTATCCGTAGCTAACAACAAAACGCTGATCAACCTTATTAAAGGTGGCGCTCTGATCAACGCGGTTCTCACGAAATAG
- a CDS encoding S1 family peptidase, with translation MKLKLSFLLSVVALALSACAPSSDFSSFDLENSSGIINGEKITERTTKAARSVVLLEFYNGVGSTISICSGTLISERSVLTAAHCLDKTKNPNIAGFRINFTNKKNALGVSMGEKRIGTVFVGHPDYKMTKISIHNDIAIAFFSGGIPAGYNTMAYDSDIYANHGNKTVYVYGYGKTKEHGKGIVTGGAGTLHRGVIKLADNWNAAPDRYFTSPKDNKSFICSGDSGGPQFLDENGSVKVIGVVSGVVGQYSWNGKVKCISTSMAAKVGVFSPWIAEQHRLH, from the coding sequence ATGAAGCTTAAGCTTTCTTTCCTGTTGTCTGTTGTTGCATTAGCGCTGTCTGCTTGCGCCCCATCTAGCGACTTCAGTTCTTTTGATCTTGAAAATTCAAGTGGCATTATTAATGGCGAAAAAATCACTGAAAGAACTACGAAGGCCGCACGAAGCGTGGTTCTACTTGAATTCTACAATGGCGTTGGCTCTACGATATCTATCTGTTCTGGCACACTGATTTCTGAGCGCAGCGTTCTTACAGCGGCTCACTGTTTAGATAAAACTAAAAATCCGAACATTGCGGGCTTTCGTATCAACTTCACTAATAAGAAAAATGCACTTGGTGTCAGCATGGGTGAAAAAAGAATCGGAACCGTCTTTGTCGGTCACCCCGATTATAAGATGACTAAGATTTCTATTCACAACGATATCGCCATTGCCTTTTTCTCTGGCGGCATCCCGGCTGGTTACAACACGATGGCTTATGATAGTGACATCTATGCTAACCATGGAAATAAAACAGTTTATGTCTATGGGTACGGCAAAACTAAAGAACACGGTAAAGGTATCGTGACTGGCGGAGCAGGAACTCTTCACAGAGGTGTGATTAAGTTAGCTGACAACTGGAATGCAGCTCCGGATCGCTATTTCACAAGCCCAAAAGATAATAAATCATTCATCTGCAGTGGTGATTCTGGTGGCCCGCAGTTCCTTGATGAAAATGGTTCCGTGAAAGTGATCGGCGTTGTGTCTGGAGTTGTGGGACAATATTCTTGGAATGGAAAAGTAAAGTGCATCAGCACTTCGATGGCGGCAAAGGTGGGAGTCTTCTCTCCGTGGATTGCAGAACAACATCGCCTTCACTAA
- a CDS encoding helix-turn-helix domain-containing protein, whose product MPDKNLEKLHPMQDFGVVPSLHSPLRIQKLEDRLKPLVPFPHKHSFYHLVIVMKAKGWHEIDFHKYNFEKGRVFLMKPAQVHSWVLEKGASGYVIEFEEDVLKSHPTLYGKIKNLVETLPDSFLIPTANLNKIKTDCDKMLTTYQDKEEYFEESTLLSLFLMLFSFSKINKISEPLVSPIESFESRFNNLLEANFRTHHDVEFYAKKLNITAKALTMKMSRRTRKSARHLIQDRLLLEAKRLLAYSDFTVAEIASQLGYEDANYFSRFFKTKTKKTPLTFRTTAKSL is encoded by the coding sequence ATGCCTGATAAGAACCTCGAAAAACTCCATCCCATGCAAGATTTTGGCGTTGTGCCCAGTCTTCATTCGCCACTAAGAATCCAAAAGCTGGAGGATCGTTTAAAGCCCCTGGTTCCGTTTCCTCACAAGCACAGCTTCTATCATCTAGTCATTGTGATGAAGGCCAAAGGATGGCACGAGATCGATTTCCATAAGTATAATTTTGAAAAAGGCCGGGTGTTCTTGATGAAACCAGCGCAAGTGCATTCATGGGTTTTAGAAAAAGGCGCTTCTGGTTATGTTATCGAATTTGAAGAAGACGTTCTGAAAAGTCATCCCACACTTTACGGAAAAATAAAAAACCTAGTTGAAACTTTGCCTGACAGTTTTTTGATCCCTACGGCAAATTTGAATAAGATAAAAACCGATTGTGACAAGATGCTGACGACATACCAAGACAAAGAGGAGTATTTTGAAGAGTCGACTTTATTAAGTCTCTTTTTAATGCTCTTTAGTTTTTCAAAGATTAACAAAATAAGTGAACCCCTGGTATCACCCATTGAATCATTCGAATCCCGATTCAATAACTTACTTGAGGCGAACTTCCGCACACACCACGATGTCGAATTCTACGCCAAGAAACTAAACATCACCGCCAAAGCCTTGACGATGAAGATGTCACGAAGAACAAGAAAATCAGCAAGACATTTAATCCAAGATCGATTGCTACTAGAAGCAAAAAGATTGCTAGCCTATTCCGATTTCACGGTAGCAGAAATCGCAAGCCAACTCGGCTACGAAGACGCCAATTACTTTTCAAGATTCTTCAAAACCAAAACCAAAAAAACCCCACTAACCTTCCGAACCACGGCCAAATCCCTCTAG